The following nucleotide sequence is from Oncorhynchus clarkii lewisi isolate Uvic-CL-2024 chromosome 6, UVic_Ocla_1.0, whole genome shotgun sequence.
TTGTTTGCTTCATAGATTACATTCATTTTAACACATGCAAGCTTGTGCGCACACACAGTCAGATCCAAGGCTCttctttcttctccttctcctcattGTCCTCCCTCCATGTTTACTCCCAGCCTCCTCCCTTACCCCCAGGTAGGTCCCACAGAGCCAGTCCCAGTGCCTGAAGTAGGGGGCATAGTTCCCCCTGTAGATGTGGTGGTGTGCCTGGTGGAAGGGGGCCCCTCCGAAGCAGGGCAGTAGTCTATGGATAGCCCAGGGCAGGTCGTAGCCACAGTGGTCCTCTATGGCCAGCCAGGTGTTGAGCAGGTGGAACAGGGCCTCACTCAGAGGGTGGCAGCCCACCACCCAGGCACTGCTCAGGGCCAGCATCTGCAGGGAGAGTAGCTCAGCCGGGCTGGCGTCCTGGGCAGTCAGGGCGAAGGTGATCCGGTTCTGGTGATGAGTCTGGTGGACCCTCCGATACAGCCAGGGAACCCTGGGGACCATACAGACAGAACATGTGTGTTTGGTAGGCAGTCAGGGACAAGCCTTATGTGCTCCTTCTAGACTCTCTACATGAGGGTTGTCCGAGGTAAAGGAGAATTTAGCTTTTTTTACAATATAATCTCTATTTTCCATGTAAATAGCATGTTATAGAACGGTCCGATTTAATTTGTTTTTGAGAAACTTGGTGTGTTTCCACTCCTCTGACTGCAGATAAAAATCAGTGcgtgatgatgtagtgcacacAACATTTTATTTTCGCTTAAGTTTTCATTGTACTTAATAAAAATCTAAAAGTTCagtgtttccattgcattttcaactccacCGGTAGTTGTATCACAAAAACTGTTTCGTTGATTAGCAAATTTGCCTATTCTGGTCTTGGCACTAGACAAGAGCTCACCAATACAGTGAAGGTACGCTATGCTGGTagactagtctacatgatgagattattatagaTAAGAGaacatttgtatttgtcaaactgcagtcaagcatcgatcatcatgtcaccagaaaagGACCCTcgataccaggcagtgtcagaggaaggccctaaaatttgtcaaagaccccagccaccctagtcatagactgttctctctgctaccgcacggcaagccgtaccggagcgccaagtctaggtccaagaggcttctaaacagcttctaccccgaagctataagactcctgaacatctagtcaaatggctacccagactatttgtattgcccccctcccctctccacaccactgccactctctgttgtcatctatgcatagtcactttaataactctacctacatgaacagttgaagtcggaagtttacatacacttaggttggagtcattaaaactcgtttttcaaccactccaaaaatgtattgttaacaaactatagttttggcaagtcggttaggacatctactttgtgcatgacaagttatttttccagcaattgtttacagacagattatttcacttagaattcactgtatcacaattccagtgggtcagaagtttacatacactaagttgactgcgcctttaaacagcttggaaaattccagaaaatatgtcatagctttagaagcttctgataggctaattagtatcatttgagtcaattggaggtgtacctgtggatgtatttcaaggcctaccttccaactcagtgcctctttgcttgacatcatgggaaaatcaaaagaaatcagccaagacatcagaaaataattgtagacttccacaagtctggttcatccttgggagacatttccaaacgcctgaaggtaccacgttcatctgtacaaacaatagtacgcaagtataaacactatgggtccacgcagccgtcataccgctcaggaaggatacgcgttctgtctcctagagatgtacgtactttggtgcgaaaagtgcaatcaatcccaaaacaacagcaaaggaccttgtgaagatgctggaggaaagaggtacaaaaggttttatatccacagtgaaacgagtcatatatcgacataacctgaaaggccgctcagcaaggaagaagccactgctccaaaactgccataaaaaagccagactacggtttgcaactggggacaaagatcgtactttttggagaaatgtcctctggtctgatgaaacaaaaatagaactgtttggccataatgaccatcgttatgtttggaggaaaaggggaggcttggaagccgaagaacaccatcccaaccgtgaagcacgggggtggcagcattatgttgtgggggtgctttgctgcaggagggactggtgcacttcacaaaatagacggccTCACGActaaagaaaattatgtttatatattgaagcaacatctcaagacatcagtcaggaagttaaagcttggtcgcaaatgggtcttccaaatggataatgaccccaagcatacttccaaagttgtggcaaaatggcttaaggacaacaaagtcaaggtattggagtggccattagaaag
It contains:
- the LOC139412055 gene encoding cholesterol 25-hydroxylase-like protein, whose translation is MNICTFLKHGNPDGMLLQPLWDDLRAQREFLTSPFLPACFAFLIHLLLCAPFLAFEALGCFWPRINLYRISRTAEPLLLCLQRWVGCCWRIFLKYLTTVLPATALYQRVRIPRFPELAPSCSLLIGEVIACLLLFDALFFIWHYSMHRVPWLYRRVHQTHHQNRITFALTAQDASPAELLSLQMLALSSAWVVGCHPLSEALFHLLNTWLAIEDHCGYDLPWAIHRLLPCFGGAPFHQAHHHIYRGNYAPYFRHWDWLCGTYLGVREEAGSKHGGRTMRRRRRKKSLGSDCVCAQACMC